ACCAGCCAAACCGCTAAGCTGTGCTCAACGCTCATCACCCACACCGCTCCACCGCCCGCTCGGGCAGGATTCACAATGCACCGCTACACCTCTTTGTTTCTGAAGCTGTTCGTCGCACCAATTGCCGGCGTGCTCCTGTGTCAACCGGCGTTGGCCGATCGGCTGCAGGAGCAGCGCCGCGCCTACGATCAAGCGATGTCCGCCCTGCAGGGCAACCAGTTGTCCCGGTACCAGCAGCTCAAGCCCGGGCTCGATGACTACCCGCTGTATCCGTATCTTCTGCTGGCGGAGCTCAACCGCAAGGCGCAGCCCTCGCACGAAGAAGTGGAAACGTTTCTACTCGAGCACGGCGACCTGCCTGCAGCGCAGTTGCTGAAAAACAAATGGCTGCGCAGGCTGGCGCGCGACGGCGAGTGGTCGCTCTTTCACAAGCATTATGACGAGAGCAGCCGCGACGCCGGTCTTGATTGTCAGGTAACCCTGCAGCGTTGGCGCGAAGGCAACAGTACCGAGGCCATGCAGCGCGCCACCGAGCTGTGGACGGTAGGCCGTTCCCAGCCGAAGGATTGCGATCCGCTGTTCGAACGCTGGCGGCAGGCCGGGGGCCTTACGGAGACCGTTGCCTGGCAACGCATTCGGCTTGCCCTGCTCTACCGTCAGGATGCGCTGGCACGGTATCTGACCCGCTACGTTCCGAGCCAGAAGGCGTTGGCCGAGCGCTTCGTCGAGACCGCTACCCGTCCGATTTTGCTGAAGAACCATGAACGTTATCGCCCAGGCGCCAACCAGCCAGCGGAGAAAATGACAGACATCGTCACCGTCGCGCTGCGGCGGCTGGGTCGTGACGATCCCGGCGCAGCCTTCGAGTTGTGGCCACTGTATCGCGACCTTCCGTTTGCCGAAGGCGATCGCCTTGCCATCACCCGCGATATCGGCGTGCGCATGGCCAAGCGGCACGATCCGGCGGCACTCGCTTTCATGGCGGCCAACGACCCGACGATGCAGGACGACCAGGTCAGCGAATGGCGCGTTCGACTGGCATTGCGCACCGGACAGTTCGAGCTTGCCCGCGATCTGTCAGCGACGCTACCGGATACCCTCAACCAGCAGAGTCGCTGGCGTTACTGGAAACTGCGCAGCGCCCAGCTGACATCCAGTCGTCCGGACCATCTGCAAGAGGATTACAGCAAGCTGGCCAGCGAGCGGGACTTCTACGGATTCCTCGCAGCAGAGCAGAGCGGCCGCCCCTACGCGCTGAATCACCAACCTGCAAAGATCGACCCGAAGGTTCGCGACAAGGTTAGTAACGCTGGCAACATCCGCCGAGCACGGGAGTTCTATGCGCGGGGTCAAGTGGTCGACGCTCGTCGTGAGTGGTACCACGCGAGCCGTTTCTTCGATCGCGACGAACTGATCGCCCAGGCTAGCCTGGCGCGCGAGATGGAATGGTACTTCCCGGCCATACGCAGCGTAAGCCAGGCACAGCACTGGGACGATCTGGACATTCGCTTCCCGCTGGCATATCAGCAGCCAATCACCCAGCAAGCCGCGGCGCGTCAGCTCAAGTCGCCATGGGTCTATGCAATCACTCGGCAGGAAAGCGCTTTCATGGCCGACGCGCGATCGCATGCTGGAGCGATGGGACTGATGCAGCTGATGCCCGGCACTGCACGGGAAACTGCAAAGCGTTACGGGATTCCTCTGGCCAAGCCCAACGATGTGCTGCAGCCCGAGCGCAACATCGCGCTGGGCGCTGCCTATCTCTCGCAACTCAACAACCAGTTCCAGGGCAACCGCGTGCTCGCGTCGGCGGCCTATAACGCAGGCCCCGGACGCGTCCGTCAGTGGACACGCGACGTGAATGATCTGCCTTCGGATGTATGGGTCGAAGCCATCCCGTTCGACGAAACGCGGCAATACGTGCAAAGCGTGCTCAGCTACGCGGTGATCTACGGGGAAAAGCTTGGGATCAAGCAGCCTGTGATGGAAAGCCACGAGCGTTATCTGCGCGCGCGATGATCCGCGCGCGACCCGTACTCACATCAACAGGGCGCCTGGTTCAATTATCCAGGCGCTTGAGGCGCTCACGAACGACTTCGACCAACTGATCCGGCTGGAACTTGGACAGGAAGCCATCACACCCGACCTTCTCGACCATTGCGTTGTTGAAGTTGCCTGACAGGGATGTGTGCAGCACTACGTACAGGTCCTGCAGCCGCGGGTCCTTACGGATCTCGGCTGTCAGCCGGTAACCGTCCATCTCCGGCATTTCAGCATCGGTTATGACCATAAGCAGACGGTCGGAAAGACGCCCTTCCTCGTCAGCCCAGGCCTTGAGCTGTTTCAGAGCCCGCAGACCGTCGGTCGCAACATGCATGGTCAGATTCAGTTGCGAGAGGGTTTCGCGAAGCTGATTGATCCCGGTAGGCGAGTCGTCGACCAGCAGCACTTCCCTGCCCCGTGCCTTGTCCAGCAGCCCTTCATCGAGCAGCTCCGGACTGACCCTCGCATTGAACGGTACGATCTCCGCCAGGACCTTCTCCACGTCGATGATCTCTACCAGGCGCTGATCTTCCAGACGGGTGATGGCTGTCAGGTAGTGGGATCTGCCAGCCCCTCGGGGCGGCGGCTGAACGGTATCCCAGTTCAGGTTCATGATCCGCTCCACTCCACCGACCAAAAACGCCTGAACCGAGCGGTTGTACTCGGTGACGATGACGGTGCTCTGGGCGGAGACGGGTAAGGGGCGCAGACCTATGGCGGCCGACAGATCGATGACCGGAATGGTTTGCCCGCGCAGATGCGTCACCCCTACCACATGCGGATGGCGTTGCGGCATCTGCGTCAAGGGTGGCATTTGCAGCACTTCACGGATCTTGAATACGTTGAGCGCGAACAGCTGCGAATGAGCAGACAGCTTGAACAGCAGTATTTCAAGTCGGTTTTCGCCAACCAGCCGCGTGCGCTGATTGACGGTATCCAGAACTCCAGCCATGGCAACGCCCTCGCTAGCTAATCATTAGTGGCATAACGCTATCACATGCGCGTAGCGTCCGGGCGTCGGCCTGACAGCCGGGCGTGCGAGGGGGACTGTCAGTAGTAGGCGTTTTCCGTAACCGTGTGATCGGTTACGTCACGTACCGCAGTCAGTTCAGGAATTCGCGCGACCAGTGTTTTCTCGATGCCTTCCTTGAGCGTTACATCAACCATGCCGCACCCCTGGCAACCGCCGCCGAACTGAAGGATGGCAACACCACCTTCGACGACGTCGACCAGCTTCACTTCCCCGCCGTGACTGGCGAGGCCGGGATTGATTTCAGTTTGCAGCAGATAATTGATGCGCTCGTTCAGAGGGCTATCGTCATTAACCATCGGAACTTTAGCGTTGGGTGCCTTGATGGTCAGCTGGCCGCCCATCCGGTCGGTCGCATAATCGACGACCGCATCGTCAAGAAAGGGCTCACTAACCGAATCTATCCAGACGTTGAACGAATCAAGCGGCATCAACCGGTCTTCGGGCTTCTCTTCCCCGGGCTTGCAGTATGCGATGCAGGTTTCAGCGTAGGGCGTGCCGGGCTGAGTGATGAATACGCGAATACCGACGCCGGACGAGTCCTGCTTTGACAGCAGATCGGCCAGGTATTTTTCCGCGCCTTCGGTGAAGTGAATGCCTGCCATGTAACGCCTCTCGAGCAGTGACTATGGCGGCTAGTGTAAGGGATTGGCGGGCGCGAATAAAGCCTTACTGATTTAGTAGGGTATTACTCACCACCCGCCGCGATCGAGACATCCTTCGTGCAGCGACCGCGATCAGCTGCGCATCACGCAGCCAGTTTCTCGATCAGCGCCCGGTTGAACGCATCGAGATCATCCGGCTTGCGGCTGCTGATCAGATTGCCGTCCACCACGACTTCCTGGTCCACCCAGTCTGCACCCGCATTACGCAGGTCGTCGGCGAGCGACGGCCAACTGGTCATCTTCTTGCCTTTCACCAGATCCGCCGACGCGAGGATCCAGCCGCCGTGGCAAATGACTGCAATCGGCTTGTTGGCCTTGGCAACGTTCTTGAGCAACGACTTGGCCACATCGTTCAGGCGGATGTTGTCGCCGTTGACCACCCCGCCGGGCAAAACCACGGCATCGTAATCGTCGGCATGCGCCGCATCGAAGGTCCGGTCGACCTTGAAGCTGTCGGCCGGGTCGGTATGGTTCCAGCCGCGAACCTCACCCGACTCTGCGGACACGATGTCGGCGATGGCACCGGCTTCGCGAAGCGCCTCGCGCGGCGAGGTCAATTCGATCTGCTCGAATCCGTCGGTTACCAACAGCGCAATGCGTTTGCCTTTGAGAGAACTGCCCATTTCGACCTCCTGCTGAATTGATGTCTGCTCAAGGTACGACCAGAGGTCAAATGAAAGTTCCTCATGACCAGCAGGTGTCCGGACGGCGCGGAAGAAACCCCAGTCATTCAGCATTCGCCGCACTTCTGCTAAGATAGACGGCTTTTCGATGTGCATCGCCGGAGCTCCCATGCCTGATTTGAATACCCGCCTGACCGCCCTGCGCGACGCCCTGCGTCAGCGCATCCTGATCCTGGATGGCGGCATGGGGACCATGATTCAAAGCTATCGGCTGGAGGAGGAGGATTATCGCGGAGAACGCTTCGCCGACTGGCCAAGCGATCTGAAGGGCAACAACGATCTGCTGATCCTGAGCCAGCCGGACAAGATTGCGGCAATCGAGCGCGCCTACCTTGATGCTGGTGCCGACATCATCGAAACCAACACCTTCAATGCCACCCGCGTTTCACAGGCCGATTACGGCATGCAGGACCTGGCCTACGAACTCAATGTGGAAGGCGCCCGCCTGGCCCGCCGGGTCTGTGACGAGAAAACCGCCGAGACGCCGGACAAGCCGCGTTTCGTTGCCGGCGTACTCGGCCCGACCAGTCGGACCTGCTCCATTTCGCCGGACGTCAACAATCCCGGATACCGCAACGTTCACTTCGATCAGCTGGTCGAGGATTACATGAACTCTACCCGCGGGCTGATCGAGGGTGGCTCGGATCTCATTCTGATTGAGACGATCTTCGACACGCTGAATGCCAAGGCGGCGATCTTTGCGGTCCAGCAGGTGTTCGAGGACGTCGGCGTCGAGCTGCCGATCATGATTTCCGGCACCATTACCGATGCCTCCGGTCGCACCCTCTCGGGCCAGACTACCGAAGCGTTCTGGAACTCGGTTCGCCACGCCAAGCCCATCTCGATTGGCCTGAACTGCGCCCTTGGTGCGAAGGAATTGCGTCCTTATCTGGAAGAACTGGCGGGCAAGGCCGACACGTTTGTATCGGCACACCCCAATGC
Above is a window of Halopseudomonas nanhaiensis DNA encoding:
- the nfuA gene encoding Fe-S biogenesis protein NfuA encodes the protein MAGIHFTEGAEKYLADLLSKQDSSGVGIRVFITQPGTPYAETCIAYCKPGEEKPEDRLMPLDSFNVWIDSVSEPFLDDAVVDYATDRMGGQLTIKAPNAKVPMVNDDSPLNERINYLLQTEINPGLASHGGEVKLVDVVEGGVAILQFGGGCQGCGMVDVTLKEGIEKTLVARIPELTAVRDVTDHTVTENAYY
- a CDS encoding type 1 glutamine amidotransferase domain-containing protein; amino-acid sequence: MGSSLKGKRIALLVTDGFEQIELTSPREALREAGAIADIVSAESGEVRGWNHTDPADSFKVDRTFDAAHADDYDAVVLPGGVVNGDNIRLNDVAKSLLKNVAKANKPIAVICHGGWILASADLVKGKKMTSWPSLADDLRNAGADWVDQEVVVDGNLISSRKPDDLDAFNRALIEKLAA
- a CDS encoding chemotaxis protein CheV, with the protein product MAGVLDTVNQRTRLVGENRLEILLFKLSAHSQLFALNVFKIREVLQMPPLTQMPQRHPHVVGVTHLRGQTIPVIDLSAAIGLRPLPVSAQSTVIVTEYNRSVQAFLVGGVERIMNLNWDTVQPPPRGAGRSHYLTAITRLEDQRLVEIIDVEKVLAEIVPFNARVSPELLDEGLLDKARGREVLLVDDSPTGINQLRETLSQLNLTMHVATDGLRALKQLKAWADEEGRLSDRLLMVITDAEMPEMDGYRLTAEIRKDPRLQDLYVVLHTSLSGNFNNAMVEKVGCDGFLSKFQPDQLVEVVRERLKRLDN
- a CDS encoding transglycosylase SLT domain-containing protein gives rise to the protein MHRYTSLFLKLFVAPIAGVLLCQPALADRLQEQRRAYDQAMSALQGNQLSRYQQLKPGLDDYPLYPYLLLAELNRKAQPSHEEVETFLLEHGDLPAAQLLKNKWLRRLARDGEWSLFHKHYDESSRDAGLDCQVTLQRWREGNSTEAMQRATELWTVGRSQPKDCDPLFERWRQAGGLTETVAWQRIRLALLYRQDALARYLTRYVPSQKALAERFVETATRPILLKNHERYRPGANQPAEKMTDIVTVALRRLGRDDPGAAFELWPLYRDLPFAEGDRLAITRDIGVRMAKRHDPAALAFMAANDPTMQDDQVSEWRVRLALRTGQFELARDLSATLPDTLNQQSRWRYWKLRSAQLTSSRPDHLQEDYSKLASERDFYGFLAAEQSGRPYALNHQPAKIDPKVRDKVSNAGNIRRAREFYARGQVVDARREWYHASRFFDRDELIAQASLAREMEWYFPAIRSVSQAQHWDDLDIRFPLAYQQPITQQAAARQLKSPWVYAITRQESAFMADARSHAGAMGLMQLMPGTARETAKRYGIPLAKPNDVLQPERNIALGAAYLSQLNNQFQGNRVLASAAYNAGPGRVRQWTRDVNDLPSDVWVEAIPFDETRQYVQSVLSYAVIYGEKLGIKQPVMESHERYLRAR